In the Pogona vitticeps strain Pit_001003342236 chromosome 2, PviZW2.1, whole genome shotgun sequence genome, ctgctgtcactatctgcagtgatcatggagcccaagaaagtaaaatctgtcactgcccccatatcttccccttctgtttgccaggaggtgatggcaccagtggccatgatctttatttttttgatgttaagcttcagaccgttttttgcactcacctttcaccctcattgcgaggttctttaattcctccttactttctgccatcagagtggtatcatctgcatatctgaggttgttgatatttcttccagcaatcttaattccatattgggattcctccactccagcctttctcatgatgtattctgcattttagttaaataagcagggagacaatatacagctttttcatactcctttcccaattttaaacaaatcaattgttccatatccagttctaattgttgcttcctttccaacatatagatttctcaggagatagataaggtggccaggcactcccatttctttaaggacttgcgatagtttgctgtggtcctcacagttaaaggtttttgcatagtcaatgaagcagaagtagatatttttctggaactctctggctttctccataatccagagcatgttagcaatttggtctctagttcctctgccccttcggaatccagcttgtacttctgggtgttctcggtcCACAAAGAGGGCTTCATGAAATGTTTCCTTGGAGCAGTGAGGAGGgggtgtctaggtttgtcatgctttcttcccaagaaggaaGGACCCTATATTTAATCCCAAAGAAGTGAATTTTTAAGTCATTAACAAAAGTacaggggcaaaaaaaaaagtcattaaaatGATTTTGCATGGATTATAGGAAATTGAACCAGCGGTGACACAAGCAGATGCGTTTCCGATGCCAAGACCTGATGATTTCTTAAAAAGAGAATAGTATCTCTAGACTGAAGTAGAAACCATTGTTAATTGGCCCATAGCTACttccaagaagaaaataagaTCATTTTTAGGGTTGGCAGTTTACTGTAGAAGAAAGAATCTACAGCTCAGGGAAAAACATTTATCAACCATAGAAAAGGAGTGTTTAATGTTTGTGcaattaataaattgaaactatAACTATGGGGATGAAATTTCACTTTGTGTTCAGATCATTCACCTTTGGTCTGGTTACATCATCTCAAAACTATGAATAGCAAATTATTGAAATAGTTGTTATTGTTGCAAGATTTTCATTTTGTGATTCCAAGCATGAAACAGAAGGACATAGTAGCTGATGCTTTTTCCAGGAGACCAGAAGATGAAAGATAAAGGGGAAATGTAGTTTATGTAAATGTAATGTTAAGATAAAGTTATATTAAAGAATGTAAATGTAACTCAATAAAATATAATCAAGCAAAGTATTGTAAGGTAATGTTATGGGAAGTCATGCTGTATTATGAAATGATAAGTATTGTTGAAGAATAGAGTAATGTGtaatatatatttgaaattatGTAATATGACAAAAAATACAGGTTTTGCATGTTATGATTTTTCATGAGATGCATGGCAGTGAACTGAATTAAGGGTTAACGACACCCAGAAAGAAGTTAAGGGGAATATAAATTGTGGCCGTTCCATAGCAGTGATGAAGTTTATCCAGCATTACCAGACTTTTTCATGATTGGCTGATGGATGACTGAGATGAGGACTAATCAGAAAACATCAAAGGAAGATATGGAagtaagaagaggagggaaaatgaGTTAATTTGAGCAGTTGGCTTGATGATTACTTAGAAATATGGAAAGGAAGCTGAAGCGCTAGAAGATTTAAATGACTCTAGAACTAAGATGTGTATAATGTATCAGGTAACTGAGAAGGGCTATGAAGATATTGAAATTGTAACATATTATGAACATCTGACTGCAATAGAAGACTGATGCTGAAAATGAGCTGTAACCATACACATCAGATTTCATTGTATTAGGCTGTCGGCAAgcccagagaaaggaaaaggcaggTTAAAGTGGGTTAGGCAGGTTGGCTCGGTCACCGTCATTTCCCACAATTTCTGCCTCTTCAAAGTCTGGCTCATGTCCAGTCAAACCTCGGACGTATTGATCAATGTTAGTGTTAGGTCCACCTTTTCCCATATCGAAGCTCCAGTAGAAGCTCAGCTTTCTGAGGCCCACTAATCACTCAGATGTGTGATTTCATCATTCGCTGAACCACATCTTGTCGTATTTTTCGTTCGtttagccatgtccgactcttcgtgaccccatggaccagagcacgccaggccctcctgtcttccactgcctcccagagttgggtcaaattcatgttggttgctttgatgacattgtccaaccatctcatcctctgttgtccccttctcctcctgccttcccactttccccaacatcaaggacttttccaaggagtcttctcttttcatcagatggccaaagtactggagcctcagcttcaggatctgtccttccagtgagcactcaggtttgatttcctttagaattggtatgtttgctctccttgcactccaggggactctctggATTTGTCCAtaacccagcgcatgttagcaatttggtcccgagttcctctgccccttcggaataaTTCTCCCCTCTGCAGTCTGGGACAGAAGAGGGAGAGGGTCCACACTCCCAATTCAGAAAGGGGAACTTGCAAGCCCAGAAAGCACTTCCttgacttaaaaaaagaaagaaaagaaaccaattcATGGCATCGCATTGCAGTTGAAATCTAGGGGTTCACAGAGAAAGAATCTGGGGCGTGTTGTTCTGCCTCTTGAGGAGGAATTAGGGAGGAGAAGCTCCCTTTGGGTTTTCCTGGTGTTGCTTCACAGAGGCTGCTCCTCTTTGCTAAACATGATAATTATAAAATTCCCCCCTCTTTCGTTCTGTTATTTAcagttcattttgtttttactgtttatGTTCACGGGCTGGATTTTACTCTCTGATTGTAAACTACACAAGTataccaaatgaatgaatgaatgaatgaatgaatgaatgaatgaatgaatgaatgaatgaatgaatgaatgaatgaatgaatgaatgaatgaatgaatgaatgaatgggtttCCCAGACTATACCACTGACAGAAACGGGTTTCTCCTGAGTCTGGCAGAGGATGACAAACAGTAGAGCATTAGatttggttgggggggggcagcaagaaTTCGCCTACACATTCATGGAAATTGTCCCACCAGAGCATGATCCCCATTGTTTCCCAATCTCTCACTTTTAGTTCTTGTGTCACGTCTCAAAATTCTCTCTTGTCTTCAGGTTATCTTCAGAATTGGTCACTCCAGAATTTGTCCACCCGACACGGAGGCCTCTCTCCTTCTGAAGAACACAGTGGTTGAGAAGAAACATACTTTCCCAGGTAAGAAACCCATCAGCATCTTGCTCCTGGGTCTCCCCGTCCTTCTCTGGCTTGAAGAAAGTCCTAAACCTGCACCCATGTAGATCAAAACAGGACAAGAGTTCCTTTTTTCTTAGTGAGTAAGACAGAACGGAGACACAGAGATGGGCCATATTTCAAACCACCACCTCTTGGTCTCCTCACAGATCCTGGCGACACCTCCTTGTTCAGCTGTCCTTCATGGAGAAGTGGAGACAAGATTCATGAAGCCAGAGCAGATAAGAGGGAAGGAATGGGGAGTGGAGGAGCCTGGGGCGTTTCTCCTCCTCTTACATTCTCCTGGGCCCAAAAAGgatcacacacacccttccatTTGCTCCTCTCTAAGCTACTCTAagcacaaaaaaatggtctgaagcgcaacataaaaaaaccgaaaatcgtggccactggtcccatcaccttttgggaaatagaaggggaagatatggaggtaatgacagattttactttcttgggctccgtgatcactgcagatagtgacagcagccacaaaattaaaagacaattgctccttgggaggaaagcgatgacaaacctagacagcatcttaaaaagcatagacatcaccttgccgacaaaggtccgcatagtcaaagctatggcttttcctctagtgatgtatggaagtgagagctggaccataaggaaggttgaccgccgaagaattgatgcttttgaattgtggtgctggaggaggctcttcagagtcccctggactgcaaggagaacaaaccgatccattctgaaggaaatcaacccagatcctgaagctgaggctccagtacttgggccatctgatgagaagagaagactccctggaaaagaccctgatgttgggaaagtgtgaaggcaagaggagaaggggacaaccgaggatgacaatggttggacagtgtcatcgaagctaccagcatgaatttgacacaacttcaggaggcagtggaagacaggagggcctggtgtgctctggtccatggggtcacgaagagtcagacaggacttacgactaaacaacaacaaagctactCCCTCAGAAGGCTGAGGCTAAAGGGTTGAATCCTGTACTGAGCTACCGAGTCAATGCCCTTTTGTTTCTGGATTGTACTTTTTGAACGTAGATCACTGCTGATACCTGTGAAAATAAatagtttcttctttttcctttcagattGCAGAAGCTCTGGAGGAGCTGGCTGTGTCTTTCTTGGAGGAGGAGTGGGCTCTGCTGGATCCCGGCCAAAGGGCTCTGCACGCGGAAGTCACGGAGGAGACTATGACTCATCTGGTGTCTCTGGGTGAGCTTTCTTTGATTGTCCTTTCCTTTGACATGGAGCCTCTTATCAGAGTAAAACTGAAAGTGTTATCAAGTGTTAAAACTCCAAGCACACCAAatgcaaaatagaaaaaaaaccaaaatgttgaAGCACCCAGAGAATGAGCCCGTGTGTTTCACAGTCTGCTTTGGTGGGTTGTttctgttgtggtggtggttgtgtgcAGTTAGGTTGCCTTGGAATTATGAATGAGCATTCTCTAAAACGTTGTGTCAacagccctcctcagctcttgcaaactcaagcctgtggcttccttccagGACTCATTCCATCTTCtattgggttttcctctttccctgctgtcttccagcttTCTCTTCAGCGCCCAAGGTTTGGTGCTTTCGCTGCAGGGCCTTTCAGGATTGGCCCCTAGCTTGTGGTACCAAACAGCAAAGGCGTAACTGCACAGCGATCAAAGGGGTTGGTGGGTAACTAGGAGGCTCAACAGAATCTCTCATTCGCCCTCCTAATGAATCCTGTCTTGGTCTCATCTCAGCTCATCTTGGTAGAGATCAAAGGTCTTAGTGGTTCAAACCTGAGATCCGTATTCTGTGGAAAAAGAAATATCTTTGCATGCTTTTGATCTTCCTTGCAGGTATTGGAATGATGCCGGGAACTAactcttcctcccttcttctttttggtgGAATGGAAGCCGCTTCAAGGCCACGTTGTGATCTGGTGGGATCAAGTCGGCAGAGAGGTGTTCCTCCCTCAGAAACATTCCAGAGCTTGAAGGTATCTGTCCTGTCCTGTTCTGTCTCCTTTTGCCCAATTCTGCCCATAAATGTTGTTGAAAATATGGTGAAAGGTTGAATTCGGAATCTAAGAAAGAGTCCCAAGGATCATTTCATGCTAAAGAAGAACAGTAGAATTTCTGTTTGAAGCTGAAACGTTTCCTCTTTTCTCAGGACGTCCTGATGCGTTTTGAGGATATTTCTATCCATTTCACAGAGGAAGAGTGGGCTTTACTCCATGAAGACCAAAGAGCTCTGCACCAAGAAGTCATGGAGGAAAATATAGCCACTCTGATCCCTCTGGGTAAGCTTTGTCTTTCCACCCCCTTTGGTCCATAAAACCACACAACAGTTTTCTCCCCCTCCGGTCTGCTGCATAAAGTTTACATTTGTTGAGGTTTGTTCCCTTACTTGAACCTctgaattaggtaaaggtaaaggttccccttgacatttaatccagtcgtgtctgactctagaggtgGTACTCATCCCTgcctccaagccatagagccagcatttgtccgaagacagtttcaaTGGTCATGTGGAAACTgtctagacacggaacaccgttaccttcccaccaaggtggtacctaggttgccaagagctgggacaagcgacgggagctcactccgtcatgtgaattcgatcttatgactgcaggtcctccgtccttgcagcacaggggcttctgcggcttaacccgcaccgccaccacatcccccaaATTACTGTGAATTACCTAGGTTCTAATTTGATTCTCTTCCCCATTCCAGCTACTCATATGAGAGAGAAGAGGAACGAGGAAGAAGATGATACGGTGTTCTTGGGAGCTGTCACTGATGAAAAGCAGAAACAACCCTTAAAAGGCGGAAAGAGTGGTAGAAGCCACCAGTTCCACACGGCACAGCTGTTGAAATGTTCGGTATGTGGACAGACCTTCAGTCACAATGAAGATCTTTCTTCCCATCAGAGAATTCACACCGGGGAGATAAAGTTTAAATGCTTGTTATGTGGAAAAGGTTTCAATCAGTTCGGAAACCTCGCTTCTCACATGAAGATCCATACCTTtaaatgtctggagtgtggaaagagcttcagtgacatACAAAGTCTTTCTTGTCACAAAAAAATCCACACAAgggaaaaaccatttaaatgtttggactgtggaaagagcttcagtgacatGAGAAGTCTTTCTTGTCATGCCCGAATGCACACAGGGGAGGAACCATTTAAGtgtctggaatgtggaaagagcttctgtcTTAGCAAAACCCTTGATTCCCATATGAGAATCCATAtgggggagaagccatttaaatgcctagaatgtgggAAGGACTTCAGGCAGAGCGGAAACCTCGCTTCCCATATGAGaattcacaccggggagaaaccatttaagtgtTTGGattgtgggaagagtttcaggcAAACTAATAC is a window encoding:
- the LOC140703828 gene encoding uncharacterized protein LOC140703828 isoform X2; translation: MTHLVSLAASRPRCDLVGSSRQRGVPPSETFQSLKDVLMRFEDISIHFTEEEWALLHEDQRALHQEVMEENIATLIPLATHMREKRNEEEDDTVFLGAVTDEKQKQPLKGGKSGRSHQFHTAQLLKCSVCGQTFSHNEDLSSHQRIHTGEIKFKCLLCGKGFNQFGNLASHMKIHTFKCLECGKSFSDIQSLSCHKKIHTREKPFKCLDCGKSFSDMRSLSCHARMHTGEEPFKCLECGKSFCLSKTLDSHMRIHMGEKPFKCLECGKDFRQSGNLASHMRIHTGEKPFKCLDCGKSFRQTNTLATHTRIHTREQPFKCLECGKSFSRSTSLASHARIHVGETI
- the LOC140703828 gene encoding uncharacterized protein LOC140703828 isoform X1, with the protein product MTHLVSLGIGMMPGTNSSSLLLFGGMEAASRPRCDLVGSSRQRGVPPSETFQSLKDVLMRFEDISIHFTEEEWALLHEDQRALHQEVMEENIATLIPLATHMREKRNEEEDDTVFLGAVTDEKQKQPLKGGKSGRSHQFHTAQLLKCSVCGQTFSHNEDLSSHQRIHTGEIKFKCLLCGKGFNQFGNLASHMKIHTFKCLECGKSFSDIQSLSCHKKIHTREKPFKCLDCGKSFSDMRSLSCHARMHTGEEPFKCLECGKSFCLSKTLDSHMRIHMGEKPFKCLECGKDFRQSGNLASHMRIHTGEKPFKCLDCGKSFRQTNTLATHTRIHTREQPFKCLECGKSFSRSTSLASHARIHVGETI